One region of Catenuloplanes indicus genomic DNA includes:
- a CDS encoding condensation domain-containing protein, translating into MSSGEQFPLLESQQTLWEFVRFYAPADPGRARMNLVETAVLPPGTATGTLRAALCDVAARHESLRMLFTGLGDDPVLRLEPATEPGWTLHDLRELPPAERGPAYRAILRRAKHRDFDLLSGPLWTADAVLLPGDATILVVTVYHLVGDGASMRVLLADLAVALLARRGLRPAPEQPPVTYRQVIAGQRARWRANAERTARWADSLLPLADQLPFPVRESAPSAPARGGTKRPFRFPAAAMQELARGCRTTPYVVAMAAWAATVMSAAGWDRLVMGGTSAGRNLPGGRHLVGQFTANWYLEIRDRPRGSFAELVAAVDAGLREALRAAAPFQHVARLVHPGFDRERPWPFVHLFHAWFQDEPPTRRTPASDVLSVFPELRTGTPEERAPAAPPAVPRTLTHIRRHAPGITIGADRAGGLLDYEPAFFDDAVVGDLLDRYARLIGVVLRDPGVTMRSGAWR; encoded by the coding sequence ATGTCGTCCGGTGAGCAATTTCCGCTGCTGGAGAGCCAGCAGACGCTGTGGGAATTCGTCAGGTTCTACGCGCCGGCCGATCCCGGCCGGGCCCGGATGAACCTGGTGGAGACGGCCGTGCTGCCACCCGGTACCGCCACGGGCACGCTACGGGCGGCGTTGTGCGACGTGGCCGCCCGGCATGAGTCACTGCGCATGCTCTTCACCGGCCTGGGCGACGACCCGGTGCTGCGCCTGGAGCCCGCCACCGAGCCCGGCTGGACGCTGCACGATCTGCGTGAACTGCCGCCGGCTGAGCGCGGGCCGGCCTACCGGGCGATCCTGCGCCGAGCCAAACATCGTGACTTCGACCTGCTGTCCGGTCCACTCTGGACGGCGGACGCGGTGCTGCTGCCGGGCGACGCCACGATACTGGTGGTGACGGTCTACCACCTGGTCGGCGACGGTGCGTCCATGCGGGTGCTGCTGGCGGACCTGGCCGTGGCGCTGCTGGCCCGCCGCGGCCTCCGCCCCGCACCGGAGCAGCCGCCGGTCACCTACCGGCAGGTGATCGCCGGGCAGCGGGCACGCTGGCGGGCGAACGCCGAGCGCACCGCGCGGTGGGCGGACTCCCTGCTGCCGCTGGCCGATCAGCTGCCGTTCCCGGTCCGGGAATCGGCACCGTCCGCCCCGGCCCGTGGCGGCACCAAGCGCCCGTTCCGGTTCCCCGCCGCCGCGATGCAGGAGCTGGCCCGAGGCTGCCGGACCACGCCGTACGTGGTGGCGATGGCGGCCTGGGCGGCGACCGTGATGTCGGCGGCCGGCTGGGACCGGCTCGTGATGGGTGGCACGTCAGCCGGGCGGAACCTGCCCGGCGGCCGTCACCTGGTCGGGCAGTTCACCGCGAACTGGTATCTGGAGATACGGGACCGGCCGCGCGGGTCGTTCGCCGAGCTGGTCGCGGCGGTCGACGCCGGACTCCGCGAGGCACTACGGGCCGCGGCCCCGTTCCAGCACGTGGCCCGGCTGGTTCATCCGGGCTTCGACCGGGAACGCCCGTGGCCGTTCGTCCACCTCTTCCACGCCTGGTTCCAGGACGAGCCGCCCACCCGGCGTACCCCGGCGTCGGATGTCCTCTCGGTCTTCCCCGAGCTGCGGACGGGCACGCCCGAGGAGCGCGCGCCGGCGGCGCCGCCGGCCGTACCGCGCACGCTCACCCACATCCGGCGGCACGCTCCCGGCATCACGATCGGCGCGGATCGGGCCGGGGGGCTGCTCGACTACGAACCGGCGTTCTTCGACGACGCCGTCGTCGGCGACCTGCTGGACCGGTACGCGCGGCTGATCGGTGTGGTGCTGCGCGATCCCGGCGTGACCATGAGGAGCGGTGCATGGCGCTGA
- a CDS encoding radical SAM protein has translation MPQTTRTLNLKEFADIKHIVSLKSEARKEMQGDSAYAAPLPREVCLQLTYACNLRCTHCYQWSEQGFFRDYSIDKQRTSLDIGIVEDILEMTAPQRSKLFLWGGEPLMYRQFDKVAELLQRYPRTVVMCTNGLLMKRHVKALTAIEDMNILVSLDGLKDDHDALRGSGSFERTTKNIKAMLALRETGEFRGELSLNCMVSHATVHRMYEFMEWAEDLGVNTVYFQFPWYITPEVARAMDRLYAECFEWLGRKPDTTRATWHSYTYRLPPELVPTLRDSMTRLAERTWNIRIRYQPQVGLDDVEDFILGRPEPVQHRSRCLAVSNRMEVHADGNVSSCKFFPEFTVGNLYETPAAELWQSENFRRVRSILAENGMMPICSKCILLYLNGV, from the coding sequence ATGCCGCAGACGACACGGACGCTGAATCTCAAGGAATTCGCCGACATCAAGCACATCGTGTCCCTGAAGTCCGAGGCGCGGAAGGAGATGCAGGGCGACTCCGCGTACGCGGCGCCGCTGCCCCGGGAGGTATGCCTCCAGCTGACCTACGCCTGCAATTTGCGGTGCACGCATTGTTATCAATGGTCGGAACAGGGCTTCTTCCGCGATTACAGCATCGACAAGCAGCGGACCAGCCTCGATATCGGAATCGTCGAGGACATTCTGGAGATGACCGCGCCGCAACGGTCGAAACTGTTCCTCTGGGGCGGTGAGCCGCTGATGTACCGGCAGTTCGACAAGGTCGCCGAACTGTTGCAGCGCTATCCGCGCACCGTGGTGATGTGCACGAACGGTCTGCTGATGAAACGGCACGTCAAGGCGCTGACCGCGATCGAGGACATGAACATCCTGGTGAGCCTGGACGGGCTGAAGGACGACCACGACGCACTGCGTGGGTCCGGCTCGTTCGAGCGGACCACGAAGAACATCAAGGCGATGCTCGCGCTGCGCGAGACCGGTGAGTTCCGCGGTGAGCTGTCGCTGAACTGCATGGTGTCGCACGCGACCGTGCACCGGATGTACGAGTTCATGGAGTGGGCCGAGGACCTCGGCGTGAACACCGTCTACTTCCAGTTCCCTTGGTACATCACCCCTGAGGTGGCCCGGGCGATGGACCGGCTCTACGCCGAGTGCTTCGAGTGGCTCGGCCGCAAGCCGGACACCACGCGGGCGACCTGGCACTCGTACACGTACCGGCTGCCACCGGAGCTGGTACCGACGCTGCGCGACTCGATGACCCGGCTCGCGGAGCGCACCTGGAACATCCGCATCCGGTACCAGCCGCAGGTGGGCCTGGACGACGTCGAGGACTTCATCCTCGGCAGGCCGGAGCCGGTGCAGCACCGCAGCCGCTGCCTGGCCGTGTCCAACCGGATGGAGGTGCACGCCGACGGCAACGTCAGCTCGTGCAAGTTCTTCCCCGAGTTCACGGTCGGCAACCTGTACGAGACGCCCGCCGCCGAACTGTGGCAGAGCGAGAACTTCCGCCGGGTCCGGTCGATCCTGGCGGAGAACGGCATGATGCCGATCTGCTCGAAGTGCATTCTGCTCTATCTCAATGGGGTGTAG
- a CDS encoding acyl carrier protein, with protein sequence MDDIEAKVKKVLVQVLDNGLTVDDVHRDSDLVDEYGLDSLQAISFLLGIEDAFGISLDYGRLDLDDLTSVGRFCDYVETMLVGTP encoded by the coding sequence GTGGACGACATCGAGGCGAAGGTCAAGAAGGTCCTGGTCCAGGTGCTCGACAACGGGCTCACCGTCGACGACGTCCACCGCGACAGCGACTTGGTCGACGAGTACGGGCTCGACTCCCTGCAGGCGATCTCGTTCCTGCTCGGCATCGAGGACGCGTTCGGCATCTCGCTCGACTACGGGCGTCTCGACCTGGACGACCTGACATCGGTCGGCCGGTTCTGCGATTACGTCGAGACGATGCTCGTCGGGACGCCGTGA
- a CDS encoding ABC transporter ATP-binding protein, which yields MALIEAAGLRKVFRRPVKDPGLGGALRHLVTRRYTDLVAVDEVDLSIEAGESVAYIGANGAGKSTTVKLLSGILVPTAGQVRVGGTDPHRHRIANARRIGVLFGQRSQLWWDLPVRDSLALLRDIYRVGDDDYRRRLERFDEVLGLGELLPVVARKLSLGQRMRADLAAALLHAPDVVYLDEPTIGLDLAVKDRVRAFLRALRQDGTTIMLTTHDLGDIEDVCDRLVIIEAGRIVYDGALSRVKDEYVRERRMRLSLDRDPAGWTLPGAVVTPGATGREIVVTFDRLTLTAGAVIAAVSAHAEVLEVHIDEPTIEDLVRRLYAGDLTLAAQT from the coding sequence ATGGCGCTGATCGAGGCGGCCGGACTGCGTAAGGTGTTCCGCCGGCCGGTGAAGGATCCTGGACTGGGCGGGGCGCTGCGGCACCTGGTCACCCGCCGGTACACCGATCTGGTCGCGGTCGACGAGGTGGACCTCTCGATCGAGGCGGGCGAGTCGGTCGCGTACATCGGGGCGAACGGCGCCGGGAAGTCGACCACGGTGAAGCTGCTCAGCGGCATCCTGGTGCCCACCGCCGGGCAGGTGCGGGTCGGCGGCACCGACCCGCACCGGCACCGGATCGCGAACGCCCGCCGGATCGGGGTCCTGTTCGGGCAGCGCAGCCAGCTCTGGTGGGATCTGCCGGTCCGCGACTCGCTGGCACTGCTGCGCGACATCTACCGTGTCGGCGACGACGACTACCGGCGGCGCCTGGAGCGATTCGACGAGGTACTCGGGCTCGGCGAGCTGCTGCCGGTCGTGGCCCGCAAGCTGTCCCTGGGCCAGCGGATGCGTGCCGACCTGGCCGCCGCGCTGCTGCACGCGCCGGACGTCGTCTACCTCGACGAGCCGACGATCGGTCTGGATCTGGCCGTCAAGGACCGGGTCCGGGCGTTCCTGCGCGCGCTGCGGCAGGACGGCACCACGATCATGCTGACCACGCACGACCTGGGCGACATCGAGGACGTCTGCGACCGTCTGGTGATCATCGAGGCGGGGCGGATCGTGTACGACGGCGCGCTGTCCCGGGTGAAGGACGAGTACGTGCGGGAGCGCCGGATGCGGCTGTCGCTCGACCGGGACCCGGCCGGCTGGACCCTGCCGGGCGCGGTGGTGACACCCGGCGCCACCGGCCGGGAGATCGTGGTGACGTTCGACCGGCTGACGCTCACCGCCGGCGCGGTCATCGCCGCGGTCTCGGCGCATGCGGAGGTGCTCGAGGTGCACATCGACGAACCGACCATCGAGGACCTGGTCCGTCGCCTGTACGCGGGCGACCTGACGCTCGCGGCGCAGACGTGA
- a CDS encoding phosphotransferase family protein → MSHAYPRHLDPGLLVRVLADAGLIDGAPGVPHPVGGGTYNSVYRLDRRAGDLIVKVSPGPAAPVLSYEHGLLATEALFDELAVAAGVPVPPVLHTEQHNALLDGDVLVLGRCPGVPWRPATHTDANRRAVRHRLGRLTARLHTVTGTGFGYPGGALGPLQPRWDTAFRQMIDAVLADAARFGARLPRPAAEIRDVVTAHAGALAAVTTPVLVHFDLWDGNILVDRGTDGARLTALIDAERAFWGDPIADFVSVALAGDVEQDTAFLDGYGISVLDPPARLRLALYRVYLHLIMLVEAVPRNLPADHRWFLRQRIVPALITDLTTLAREAPP, encoded by the coding sequence ATGAGCCACGCCTACCCCCGTCACCTCGATCCCGGCCTGCTGGTGCGGGTACTGGCCGACGCCGGGCTCATCGACGGTGCACCGGGCGTGCCGCACCCGGTCGGCGGCGGCACGTACAACAGCGTCTACCGGCTGGACCGGCGTGCCGGCGACCTGATCGTCAAGGTCTCTCCCGGGCCGGCCGCGCCGGTGCTCTCCTACGAGCACGGCCTGCTCGCCACCGAGGCCCTCTTCGACGAACTGGCGGTCGCAGCCGGTGTGCCGGTCCCACCGGTGCTGCACACCGAACAGCACAACGCGCTGCTCGACGGCGACGTACTCGTACTGGGCCGGTGCCCGGGCGTACCGTGGCGGCCAGCCACCCATACCGACGCGAACCGCCGAGCGGTACGGCACCGGCTGGGCCGCCTCACCGCCCGGCTGCACACCGTCACCGGCACCGGCTTCGGCTATCCCGGCGGCGCGCTCGGCCCGCTTCAACCCCGCTGGGACACCGCCTTCCGGCAGATGATCGACGCGGTGCTGGCCGACGCCGCCCGCTTCGGCGCGCGACTGCCCCGCCCCGCGGCCGAGATCCGTGACGTCGTCACCGCACACGCCGGCGCGCTCGCCGCGGTGACCACGCCGGTCCTCGTCCACTTCGACCTGTGGGACGGCAACATCCTCGTCGATCGAGGCACGGACGGCGCCCGCCTGACCGCACTGATCGACGCCGAGCGCGCGTTCTGGGGCGACCCGATCGCCGACTTCGTCTCCGTCGCGCTGGCCGGCGACGTCGAACAGGACACGGCGTTCCTGGACGGGTACGGCATCTCCGTACTCGACCCGCCGGCCCGGCTGCGCCTGGCGCTGTACCGGGTCTACCTGCACCTGATCATGCTGGTCGAAGCCGTGCCGCGGAACCTGCCCGCGGACCACCGCTGGTTCCTCCGGCAGCGCATCGTTCCGGCGCTGATCACCGACCTGACGACGCTGGCACGGGAGGCTCCGCCGTGA
- a CDS encoding ABC transporter permease: MSAYAAVTRTAVRAILTYRLNFVLGFFGSVVQLLAMYAVWQALLAGRAEVGGLTWPQMKAYLMVVFLTGSLVSVVSDFEMADRIRDGMVALDLTKPLSYQAARFAETVGAAGLELCTAAVICLGYGMLAGPMAMPGGGMLALFAVSLLAVVPVKFLFSYLGSLACFWTQNYFGVLWARQTLVLLFSGALVPLGLMPSLLRDVAEVLPFVGVAATPARIFAGDVAGPAAVVLVLQQVLWGVALWLLARAAWRGALRRLTVHGG, translated from the coding sequence ATGAGCGCCTACGCCGCCGTCACCCGGACCGCGGTGCGCGCCATCCTCACGTACCGCCTGAACTTCGTCCTCGGTTTCTTCGGCTCGGTGGTGCAGCTGCTCGCGATGTACGCGGTGTGGCAGGCACTGCTCGCCGGCCGGGCCGAGGTCGGCGGGCTCACCTGGCCGCAGATGAAGGCGTACCTGATGGTGGTGTTCCTGACCGGTTCGCTGGTGTCGGTGGTGTCCGATTTCGAGATGGCGGACCGGATCAGGGACGGCATGGTGGCGCTCGACCTGACCAAGCCGCTGTCGTACCAGGCGGCCCGGTTCGCCGAGACGGTCGGCGCGGCCGGGCTGGAGCTGTGCACCGCCGCCGTGATCTGCCTCGGCTACGGGATGCTGGCCGGCCCCATGGCGATGCCCGGCGGCGGCATGCTCGCGCTGTTCGCGGTCAGCCTGCTCGCGGTGGTCCCGGTCAAGTTCCTGTTCAGTTACCTGGGCAGCCTGGCCTGTTTCTGGACGCAGAACTACTTCGGGGTGCTGTGGGCCCGGCAGACGCTGGTGCTGCTCTTCTCCGGTGCGCTGGTCCCGCTCGGGCTGATGCCGTCGCTGCTGCGTGACGTCGCCGAGGTTCTGCCGTTCGTCGGTGTCGCCGCGACCCCCGCACGGATCTTCGCCGGTGACGTCGCCGGACCGGCCGCGGTCGTCCTCGTACTCCAGCAGGTTCTGTGGGGTGTGGCGCTGTGGCTCCTGGCGCGTGCCGCCTGGCGTGGGGCGCTGCGCCGGCTGACCGTGCACGGAGGCTGA